From a single Thermodesulfobacteriota bacterium genomic region:
- a CDS encoding adenylosuccinate synthase has protein sequence MANVVIVGVQWGDEGKGKIVDLLTRDADIVVRFQGGNNAGHTIVLRGEKFVFHLIPSGILYENKLCVIGSGVVVDPAVLIEEIRELKQRGYFKEDSQLMVSEEAHLILPYHRRIDLARDRLFKIGTTGRGIGPAYEDKVARYGIRMVDLMDEEVFRKKLKANLLHKNLYLSEVLKEKPFEWSEIFDQFLRFKEEIGRYVKDTTSLLYEEIRKGKHILFEGAQGALLDVDHGTYPYVTASNTVAGNACAGSGIGPTMIDSVLGVAKAYTTRVGEGPFPTELKDEIGERIRERGGEYGATTGRPRRCGWFDAVVVNHAIRINGIQEIAITKLDVLNEFDRIKICVGYRVNGKVIHRVPSQLELMERSEPIYEELEGWKRDLRGARAPSELPLQAQRYLRRIEELTGARITIISVGSERDETIVVKKPF, from the coding sequence ATGGCCAACGTGGTGATCGTCGGGGTCCAATGGGGAGATGAAGGGAAGGGCAAGATCGTCGACCTCCTCACCCGGGATGCGGATATTGTGGTCCGTTTCCAGGGAGGCAACAACGCCGGCCATACGATTGTCCTGAGGGGGGAGAAATTCGTCTTCCACCTGATCCCCTCGGGCATCCTCTACGAGAATAAACTTTGCGTGATCGGAAGCGGCGTGGTGGTCGATCCGGCCGTTTTGATCGAGGAGATCCGGGAGCTCAAACAGAGGGGGTACTTCAAAGAGGATTCCCAGTTGATGGTGAGCGAGGAGGCCCACCTGATCCTCCCCTATCACCGGAGGATCGATCTGGCCAGGGATCGCCTTTTTAAAATCGGTACCACGGGGAGGGGCATTGGGCCGGCCTACGAAGACAAGGTGGCCCGCTACGGGATCCGGATGGTCGATCTGATGGACGAGGAGGTGTTCCGGAAGAAGCTCAAGGCCAACCTGCTCCATAAAAATCTCTATCTCTCCGAGGTGCTCAAAGAGAAGCCCTTCGAATGGTCAGAAATCTTCGACCAGTTCCTCCGGTTCAAGGAGGAGATCGGCCGGTACGTTAAAGACACCACAAGCCTCCTTTACGAAGAGATTCGGAAAGGGAAACACATCCTCTTCGAGGGCGCTCAAGGAGCACTCCTCGATGTGGACCACGGGACCTATCCCTATGTGACGGCCTCCAATACGGTCGCGGGCAACGCCTGCGCCGGTTCGGGCATCGGCCCCACCATGATCGATTCGGTCCTCGGGGTCGCCAAGGCCTATACGACAAGGGTCGGTGAGGGCCCCTTCCCCACCGAGTTGAAGGACGAGATCGGAGAGAGGATCCGGGAGAGGGGAGGAGAGTATGGGGCCACGACCGGAAGGCCGAGACGGTGCGGATGGTTCGATGCGGTGGTCGTCAACCATGCCATCCGGATCAACGGGATCCAGGAGATTGCGATCACCAAGCTCGATGTGCTGAATGAGTTCGATAGGATCAAAATCTGCGTAGGCTACCGGGTCAACGGAAAGGTGATCCACCGCGTCCCTTCCCAACTGGAGCTGATGGAGCGGTCCGAACCGATCTACGAAGAGCTGGAGGGTTGGAAGAGGGACCTCAGGGGGGCAAGGGCGCCGTCCGAATTACCCCTCCAGGCCCAACGCTACCTCCGGAGGATCGAGGAGCTGACCGGGGCCAGGATCACGATCATCTCCGTCGGTTCGGAAAGGGACGAGACGATCGTTGTGAAAAAACCCTTCTGA
- a CDS encoding flagellar hook-length control protein FliK, protein MKEPPSIGGAKPVLYHTSHGTDMLERIGRTVAWAVRKGEERIEMRLEPPELGPLLIKITREKDLLRATFWTENQSVKELLEAQQAEFRRILGEDGLRLERCEVFLEPDLTQMEERQGFSFRETPWQERETNEEENFRGGQSVQAPVVERPRSSSGHGRIDRIV, encoded by the coding sequence GTGAAAGAGCCCCCCTCCATAGGAGGAGCCAAACCGGTTCTGTATCACACCTCCCATGGGACCGATATGCTGGAGAGGATCGGTAGGACGGTCGCCTGGGCGGTACGGAAGGGCGAGGAAAGGATCGAGATGAGGCTTGAGCCTCCCGAGCTCGGCCCCCTTTTGATCAAAATCACGAGGGAGAAAGATCTCCTGAGGGCCACCTTCTGGACCGAAAACCAATCGGTGAAAGAGTTGCTCGAGGCCCAGCAAGCCGAATTTCGCCGAATTCTGGGAGAAGATGGGCTGAGATTGGAGAGGTGTGAGGTCTTTCTCGAGCCCGATCTAACTCAGATGGAGGAGCGGCAGGGGTTTTCCTTCCGCGAAACTCCCTGGCAGGAGAGAGAGACGAACGAGGAGGAGAACTTTCGAGGGGGGCAATCCGTGCAGGCCCCTGTGGTGGAAAGGCCTCGTTCATCAAGCGGCCATGGTCGAATCGACCGAATCGTCTAA
- a CDS encoding flagellar hook assembly protein FlgD: MSIPSVSPANQAKQIPQASHSGKERTSLGQQDFLNLFITQLKNQNPLNPLDHFQMASQLVQFNQLDLLVRLHQSMETTNAYQSSIHGLQAAHLIGKRMAFETSHLFLKDGRASEGSYQLSRPGWVRIEIHNEMGQLVRILEEGFKGTDRQTFVWDGKSQGGLSQPDGKYFFKILAVDDRGGPIPVDRSRLETITGVQFDNGTIYLFGGSERVSLSEVRAILNGSQ; this comes from the coding sequence ATGAGTATCCCTTCGGTTTCGCCGGCCAACCAAGCCAAACAGATCCCTCAGGCCTCCCATTCCGGTAAGGAGAGGACGAGCCTCGGCCAGCAGGATTTTTTAAACCTTTTCATCACCCAGCTGAAGAATCAAAACCCCCTTAACCCCTTGGACCATTTCCAGATGGCTTCCCAACTCGTCCAGTTTAATCAACTCGACCTCCTTGTCCGGCTCCACCAATCGATGGAGACCACGAACGCTTATCAGTCCTCCATCCACGGACTGCAGGCCGCCCACCTGATTGGAAAGAGGATGGCCTTCGAAACTTCCCACCTCTTCCTCAAGGACGGAAGGGCCTCCGAAGGAAGCTATCAGCTTTCAAGGCCCGGGTGGGTGCGCATCGAGATTCACAACGAGATGGGACAGCTCGTCCGAATCCTCGAGGAGGGGTTCAAGGGTACCGACAGACAGACATTTGTCTGGGATGGAAAATCTCAAGGAGGGTTGAGTCAGCCTGACGGGAAATACTTCTTCAAGATCCTTGCCGTGGATGATCGGGGGGGGCCGATCCCTGTAGATCGCTCGAGGCTCGAGACGATCACCGGGGTCCAATTTGACAACGGGACGATCTATCTCTTCGGAGGATCCGAAAGGGTTTCGCTGAGTGAGGTCAGGGCGATCCTCAACGGGTCACAATAG
- a CDS encoding flagellar hook protein FlgE — protein sequence MSITSSFYSGLSGLDSHATAMRVIGDNIANLHTTGFKSSTAHFEDVLGVSLTGVSGGNQTGAGVKVATVDANFIQGSLMTTDVSTDVAVNGKGFFIVEDPLSEEMFYTRAGHFHIDNQGYYVNNLGYRVQGYLYDSTGTSLIETLSDIQINMNSMVPPRVTSLVNMVLNLNATESSLTFDPNNPSRTSHFSTALNIYDSLGQSHQIRVYFTKTADQTWQWNALIDGADVEGGTPGVPVAYGSGSLNFDTDGQLTTGMPVDFYVAQNPPITFANGLTPPPTRVDFTGTTQYGSPSAIQVLSHDGYAAGTVSGVSIDEEGNIIASYTNGTRRKIACLALADFPNLNGLTRKGANLFQATTASGEPLFNRPKVGGMGTISASMLEESNVDMAAEFIKMIIIQRGYQANTKVITTTDEMLSQLINIR from the coding sequence ATGTCCATTACATCGTCCTTTTATTCGGGACTTTCGGGGCTCGACAGCCATGCGACGGCCATGCGCGTCATCGGAGACAACATCGCCAATCTCCACACCACAGGGTTCAAAAGCAGCACCGCCCATTTCGAAGATGTCCTCGGAGTTTCGCTCACCGGCGTCTCAGGGGGAAACCAAACCGGAGCCGGAGTGAAGGTGGCGACCGTGGATGCCAACTTCATCCAAGGTTCGTTGATGACGACAGACGTCTCCACCGATGTCGCCGTCAACGGAAAAGGGTTTTTCATCGTGGAGGATCCCCTTTCAGAGGAGATGTTCTATACCCGGGCCGGCCATTTCCATATCGACAACCAGGGCTACTATGTGAATAATCTCGGTTATCGTGTCCAGGGATATCTCTACGATAGCACGGGCACGAGCCTCATCGAGACGCTCTCCGATATCCAGATTAACATGAACAGTATGGTTCCTCCCCGGGTCACCAGCCTGGTCAACATGGTGCTCAACCTGAACGCCACCGAATCGAGTCTCACCTTCGACCCCAACAACCCGTCTCGAACGTCCCATTTTTCCACGGCCCTCAATATCTATGACTCCCTTGGCCAATCCCACCAGATTCGGGTCTATTTCACCAAAACCGCCGATCAGACCTGGCAATGGAACGCCCTGATCGACGGCGCCGATGTCGAGGGCGGGACCCCGGGGGTTCCTGTGGCCTATGGATCTGGCAGCTTGAACTTCGATACAGACGGACAGTTGACCACAGGGATGCCGGTCGATTTTTACGTGGCTCAGAACCCACCCATCACCTTCGCCAACGGTTTGACCCCGCCTCCGACAAGGGTGGATTTTACCGGGACGACCCAATACGGTTCTCCGTCTGCCATCCAGGTTCTGTCCCACGATGGATATGCGGCCGGGACGGTCTCTGGGGTAAGCATCGACGAGGAGGGCAATATCATTGCCAGCTATACGAATGGGACGAGGCGTAAGATCGCCTGCCTCGCCCTGGCCGATTTTCCCAATCTCAACGGCCTGACCCGAAAAGGGGCCAACCTCTTTCAGGCGACCACCGCCTCCGGAGAACCCCTCTTCAACCGGCCCAAGGTGGGGGGGATGGGAACGATCTCTGCTTCCATGCTCGAGGAGTCGAATGTAGATATGGCTGCCGAATTTATCAAGATGATCATCATTCAGAGAGGCTATCAGGCCAATACCAAGGTGATCACCACCACGGACGAGATGCTTTCCCAGTTGATCAATATCCGATAG
- a CDS encoding flagellar basal body-associated FliL family protein produces the protein MAEEKEKVKEADSAAKGAKKGSKLLLLVGIFGLLIVVAVGAVVFLAPSLLPIKGKKGEESSLEKGSGSPSQGHLYSLESMIVNLADTDFPRYLKVKIDLESDSSKPQEEFEKRLPQLKDLLLSILTSKTYAEIADASGKMRLKEEILQQANQVFSTLKIKTVYFTEFVVQ, from the coding sequence ATGGCAGAAGAGAAAGAGAAGGTAAAAGAGGCCGATTCAGCGGCCAAAGGGGCTAAAAAAGGGAGTAAGTTGCTCCTCCTCGTCGGGATCTTTGGCCTCTTGATCGTGGTTGCGGTCGGAGCGGTGGTCTTTCTGGCGCCCTCGCTCTTGCCCATCAAGGGGAAGAAGGGAGAGGAGTCGAGCCTCGAAAAAGGGTCGGGGAGTCCCTCCCAGGGCCATCTCTACAGCCTGGAGTCGATGATCGTCAATCTGGCCGACACCGATTTTCCCAGGTATCTGAAGGTCAAGATCGACCTCGAAAGTGACTCTTCGAAGCCCCAGGAGGAGTTTGAAAAGCGTCTTCCGCAGTTGAAGGACCTGCTTCTGAGCATCCTGACGAGCAAGACCTATGCGGAGATCGCCGATGCCTCCGGGAAGATGAGGTTGAAGGAGGAAATCCTCCAGCAAGCCAACCAAGTCTTCAGCACGCTGAAGATCAAGACCGTCTATTTTACTGAGTTCGTGGTTCAATAA
- the fliM gene encoding flagellar motor switch protein FliM, producing the protein MAPEKILSQEEIDALLRGMENGEVAASPEPVERSDLRLYDFANQDRVIRGRMASLEVINDQFCRLFRGSLSTALRREVDIVPKSIEMKKFGEFMKTLPLPSSLHVFRMDPLRGYSVLSLEAKLIFTLLDIFFGGTGKTHYRVEGREFTAIELRLIQKIVSLVFADLQKAWNLVHPITFQHVRSEINPQFVTIVPGSDLVVQVPFEVELEQAIGEILLCIPYAVIEPIKEKLYAGFQSDQLEVDQTWISRLFERLQGAEVEVRVELGRSRVRVQDLLNWKAGDVIPLDQDPASPLIVEVEGVPKFLARPGILKGNKAIQIEGRINSA; encoded by the coding sequence ATGGCACCCGAAAAGATTCTGTCCCAGGAAGAGATCGATGCCCTCTTGAGGGGGATGGAGAACGGGGAGGTGGCCGCTTCGCCGGAACCCGTCGAGCGGTCCGATCTCAGGCTTTATGACTTTGCCAACCAGGACCGGGTCATCCGTGGCCGAATGGCCAGTCTCGAGGTGATCAACGATCAATTTTGCAGGCTCTTCCGGGGAAGCCTCTCGACCGCTTTACGAAGGGAGGTCGATATCGTTCCGAAGAGTATCGAGATGAAGAAATTCGGGGAGTTCATGAAGACCCTTCCCCTCCCCAGCAGCCTCCATGTCTTTCGCATGGATCCCCTCCGGGGATACTCCGTCCTCTCCTTGGAAGCCAAACTGATCTTTACGCTTCTCGATATTTTTTTCGGGGGGACCGGAAAGACCCATTATCGGGTGGAGGGAAGGGAGTTTACGGCCATCGAATTGAGGCTGATTCAGAAGATCGTTTCCTTGGTATTCGCCGACCTTCAAAAGGCCTGGAACCTGGTGCACCCGATCACCTTTCAGCATGTCCGAAGCGAGATCAACCCCCAATTCGTCACCATCGTCCCCGGCAGCGATCTCGTGGTCCAGGTCCCTTTCGAGGTGGAGCTGGAGCAGGCGATCGGAGAGATCCTCCTCTGCATCCCCTACGCGGTGATCGAACCGATCAAAGAAAAACTTTACGCCGGCTTCCAGAGCGACCAGCTGGAGGTGGACCAGACCTGGATCTCGAGGCTTTTCGAAAGATTGCAGGGGGCCGAGGTGGAGGTCAGGGTGGAACTGGGACGGTCGAGGGTGAGGGTTCAAGATCTGTTGAATTGGAAGGCGGGTGACGTGATCCCCTTAGACCAGGACCCTGCAAGCCCCCTTATCGTCGAAGTGGAGGGGGTCCCGAAATTTTTGGCGAGGCCAGGGATTTTAAAAGGGAACAAGGCGATCCAGATCGAAGGGAGGATAAATTCGGCTTAA
- a CDS encoding flagellar biosynthetic protein FliO has product MTWAIVKMMLVLGGMLVFLFLLSGFLKRGRARFAGSVPHPEVRILATQCLAPQKYLSLVEIGGEVLALGISDAAITLLTKIENREWIDRLVIPEEKKPPGPLSHPSLPPLFQKPGERRSRWTRWIYGT; this is encoded by the coding sequence ATGACCTGGGCCATTGTAAAGATGATGCTCGTCTTGGGAGGGATGCTCGTTTTTCTCTTCCTTTTGAGCGGGTTCCTGAAGAGGGGGCGGGCTCGCTTCGCGGGATCGGTGCCTCATCCGGAGGTCCGGATCTTGGCCACCCAGTGTCTTGCGCCCCAGAAGTACCTCTCCCTGGTGGAGATCGGTGGAGAGGTCCTGGCCCTGGGGATTTCGGATGCGGCCATCACCCTTCTCACCAAGATCGAAAACAGGGAGTGGATCGACCGGCTGGTGATCCCCGAAGAGAAGAAACCGCCTGGGCCCCTTTCCCATCCTTCCCTTCCGCCCCTTTTCCAGAAACCCGGGGAAAGAAGGAGCAGGTGGACGAGGTGGATTTATGGGACGTAA
- the fliP gene encoding flagellar type III secretion system pore protein FliP (The bacterial flagellar biogenesis protein FliP forms a type III secretion system (T3SS)-type pore required for flagellar assembly.) yields MGRKAGAIFPLLCGICILLFFLLPSEVAGQSSPLTFPTLKIGVEGSKKGGDASVAIQILFLLTVLTLAPAILIMMTSFTRLIIVFSFLRNAIGIHQMPPNQVLIGLSLFLTFFIMSPVWQAIKENAYLPYMEKKLSQEKALEEAIKPIRQFMFRQTREKDLALFVSLSKMPRPKNMEEVPTAVLLPAFMISELKTAFQMGFVLFIPFLVIDMVVSSILLSMGMMMLPPVMISLPFKILLFVLVDGWHLIVGSIVKSFY; encoded by the coding sequence ATGGGACGTAAGGCAGGAGCCATCTTTCCTCTTCTCTGCGGGATCTGCATCCTCCTTTTCTTCCTCCTCCCCTCGGAGGTCGCAGGCCAATCCTCCCCCCTCACCTTTCCCACCCTTAAGATCGGGGTCGAGGGCTCGAAAAAGGGAGGGGATGCCTCGGTGGCCATCCAGATCCTGTTTCTGCTGACCGTTCTCACGCTGGCCCCCGCCATTTTGATCATGATGACCTCCTTCACCCGGCTGATCATCGTCTTCTCCTTTTTAAGAAATGCGATCGGAATCCATCAGATGCCCCCCAATCAGGTCCTGATCGGCCTGTCGCTCTTTCTCACCTTCTTCATCATGAGTCCGGTCTGGCAGGCCATTAAAGAGAACGCCTATCTCCCCTACATGGAGAAGAAGCTCTCTCAGGAGAAGGCCCTCGAGGAGGCCATCAAACCGATCCGCCAATTCATGTTCCGGCAGACCCGGGAGAAGGACCTCGCCCTCTTCGTCAGCCTCTCCAAGATGCCGAGGCCGAAAAACATGGAGGAGGTCCCTACGGCCGTTCTCCTTCCGGCCTTCATGATCAGCGAACTGAAGACCGCTTTCCAGATGGGTTTCGTCCTGTTCATTCCTTTTTTGGTGATCGATATGGTGGTCTCGAGCATCCTCTTATCGATGGGCATGATGATGCTCCCTCCGGTGATGATCTCCCTTCCTTTCAAGATCCTTCTCTTCGTCCTGGTGGATGGGTGGCATCTCATCGTGGGTTCCATCGTGAAGAGTTTTTATTAG
- the fliQ gene encoding flagellar biosynthesis protein FliQ, which translates to MNTELVLHLAKEAIEMTLFLSLPIMGVGLVVGFLISLFQAVTQMHEMTLSFVPKIVAVLVSVLFLGPWMLQKMVTYMEGLLTQLPGWVR; encoded by the coding sequence ATGAATACGGAGTTGGTGCTCCACCTGGCCAAAGAGGCGATCGAGATGACCCTCTTTCTCTCCCTTCCCATCATGGGGGTGGGGTTGGTGGTGGGATTTCTCATCAGCCTCTTCCAAGCCGTCACCCAGATGCACGAGATGACCCTCTCCTTCGTTCCAAAGATCGTGGCCGTTTTGGTCAGCGTCCTCTTTTTGGGGCCGTGGATGCTTCAGAAAATGGTCACCTATATGGAAGGGTTGCTGACCCAGTTGCCTGGATGGGTGCGATGA
- the fliR gene encoding flagellar biosynthetic protein FliR: MSGEIHLVNDLSRWTLPMVQQWLFVVVRVAPIVFLMPLFQSRNVPQRVKAAITLILSLVLFPSVAIEETAFPSEPVGFGLLVFSEMAIGLVLGLSIRMVFAGLQLAGEIAGTQMGFGMARVMDPQFGSESTVMTEFYFLIGLLLFLSVDGHHWFFRALAQSFQLIRPGGIHLQEGLFDQFLRLSGRMFVLAIQIVAPLLAILLLIKIALGIIARTMPQMNLLMASFPLTIGLGLIMIGLSLDLFWVSLGKWMDESGRRLVTTLLPLMKE, encoded by the coding sequence ATGAGCGGAGAAATTCATCTGGTCAACGATCTCTCTCGGTGGACCCTCCCCATGGTCCAGCAGTGGCTCTTCGTGGTGGTGCGGGTCGCCCCCATCGTCTTCCTGATGCCCCTCTTTCAATCGCGGAATGTGCCGCAACGGGTGAAGGCGGCCATCACCCTGATCCTCAGCCTGGTTCTTTTTCCCTCCGTCGCGATCGAGGAGACGGCCTTTCCGAGCGAGCCCGTGGGTTTCGGGCTCCTCGTCTTCTCCGAGATGGCCATCGGATTGGTCTTGGGGCTTTCGATCCGCATGGTTTTCGCTGGGCTCCAGCTGGCGGGTGAGATCGCGGGCACCCAGATGGGGTTCGGAATGGCCAGGGTGATGGACCCCCAGTTCGGATCGGAATCGACGGTGATGACCGAATTTTACTTTCTGATCGGGCTGCTCCTCTTTCTCTCCGTCGATGGCCATCACTGGTTTTTCCGGGCCTTGGCCCAAAGCTTCCAACTCATCCGGCCCGGCGGGATCCATCTCCAAGAGGGCCTCTTCGATCAGTTTCTCCGGCTCTCCGGGAGGATGTTCGTCCTGGCGATCCAGATCGTGGCCCCCCTCTTGGCGATTTTGCTGTTGATCAAGATCGCCCTGGGGATCATCGCCCGGACGATGCCCCAGATGAATTTATTGATGGCCAGTTTTCCTCTGACGATCGGGCTGGGGTTGATCATGATCGGCCTCTCACTGGACCTTTTCTGGGTAAGCCTGGGAAAGTGGATGGATGAGTCGGGCCGGAGGTTGGTGACCACCCTCTTGCCCCTCATGAAGGAGTGA
- the flhB gene encoding flagellar biosynthesis protein FlhB has protein sequence MAEESFSERTEQATPKKREEARRKGHVAKSREIPSVALLLGGGSFLVLLGSYVCRHLSDLMVLSFQRVGARTFSSEAVLLMSEEVVRSVLTILLPLLTVLLLISVGSHYVQSGTLITAEALKWDWNRLNPIAGLKRLLSKQSVAELFKSIFKLIIIGGMAYLTIQKALPDLLLLMDRSPEAIFSSVGSLAWGLLLRTGALMGLLAGLDYLFQRWTYERNLRMTRQEVKEEFKQTEGDPMVKARLRSLQRQIARRRMMAEVPKADVIITNPTHLAVALLYRMKKMEAPKVVAKGSGWIAEKIVEIARHHQVPVIENPPLARLLYKTVEVGQMIPSQFYQAVADILAYVYRLKNRRG, from the coding sequence ATGGCGGAGGAGTCCTTTTCGGAACGGACGGAACAGGCGACGCCGAAGAAGCGGGAGGAGGCCCGGCGAAAGGGCCACGTGGCCAAGAGCCGGGAGATCCCCTCGGTCGCTCTCCTCCTCGGAGGAGGTTCCTTCCTCGTCCTCCTGGGCTCCTATGTTTGTCGCCACCTGTCCGACCTCATGGTCCTCTCTTTTCAAAGGGTCGGGGCCAGGACCTTCTCCTCGGAGGCCGTTCTCCTGATGAGCGAAGAGGTGGTTCGATCCGTCTTGACGATCCTCCTCCCCCTCCTCACCGTGCTCCTTTTGATCTCGGTCGGAAGCCATTACGTCCAGAGCGGAACGTTGATCACGGCCGAGGCGTTGAAGTGGGATTGGAACCGACTGAATCCGATCGCCGGATTGAAGCGCCTCTTATCGAAGCAATCGGTGGCGGAGCTTTTCAAATCGATCTTCAAATTGATCATCATCGGTGGGATGGCCTACCTGACGATCCAAAAGGCGCTGCCCGATCTTCTCCTGCTCATGGATCGATCGCCCGAGGCCATTTTTAGTTCGGTGGGGTCCCTCGCCTGGGGCCTCCTGCTCCGGACGGGCGCTCTGATGGGCCTCTTGGCGGGTTTGGATTACCTCTTCCAACGATGGACCTATGAGCGAAATCTTCGGATGACGAGGCAGGAGGTGAAGGAGGAGTTCAAGCAGACCGAGGGCGATCCGATGGTCAAGGCGCGGCTCCGGAGCCTCCAGCGCCAGATCGCCCGGAGGAGGATGATGGCGGAGGTGCCGAAGGCCGATGTCATCATCACCAACCCCACCCACCTGGCCGTTGCCCTCCTCTACCGAATGAAGAAGATGGAAGCCCCCAAGGTGGTGGCCAAAGGTTCGGGATGGATCGCCGAAAAGATCGTCGAGATCGCCCGACATCACCAGGTCCCGGTGATCGAGAACCCCCCCCTGGCCCGACTCCTCTATAAGACGGTCGAGGTGGGGCAGATGATCCCTTCCCAGTTTTACCAGGCCGTGGCCGATATTTTGGCCTATGTCTATCGCTTGAAGAACCGGAGAGGTTGA